In Leptidea sinapis chromosome 21, ilLepSina1.1, whole genome shotgun sequence, the following proteins share a genomic window:
- the LOC126970492 gene encoding DNA primase small subunit isoform X2 produces MTKIFYRTCYRYTTLSFSPKTCSAGGCRVGTIHNLLKKCPYKLDIGAVYNTKPSIGRHDSIILARELVFDIDLTDYDEVRTCCKEAKVCDKCWKFMVIACEIIHTALRDDFGFQNILWVFSGRRGIHCWVSDHEARTLDSPGRSAIADYMCLITGGENQNKKVNLGNDNLHSSIRRAINIIEKYFKELLEDQEFLSTTERLSTFLKIIPDETLRHQIEKVLDKMPTSSLQRWESFVDIYNNYCKENVTAIRKMKHLIEEIMIQYCYPRLDINVTKGFNHLLKSPFSIHPKTGKVSIVFKPEFARDIKLDEVPTIYTLLDDASPENAQHQTNMRTAVKNFQEVVFSLEKTEALRRKKYGGNSMEF; encoded by the exons ATGACGAAAATCTTTTATCGGACATGTTACCGATATACTACGCTAAGCTTTTCCCCCAAAACGTGTTCTGCAGGTGGTTGTCGTGTGGGAACTATCCACAACCTCTTG aaaaaatgTCCGTACAAGTTAGATATAGGAGCTGTTTATAATACAAA ACCTTCAATTGGTCGCCATGATTCAATTATACTTGCAAGGGAACTGGTGTTTGATATAGATCTGACAGACTATGATGAAGTAAGAACATGTTGTAAAGAGGCAAAAGTTTGTGATAAATGTTGGAAGTTTATGGTTATTGCCTGTGAAATAATACACACTGCATTGAGAG ATGACTTTGGTTTTCAAAACATACTATGGGTCTTTTCTGGAAGACGAGGTATTCACTGTTGGGTATCCGATCATGAAGCCAGGACCCTGGACAGCCCTGGAAGATCAGCGATTGCAGATTATATGTGCCTTATAACAGGTGgagaaaatcaaaataaaaaagtaaatctcGGTAATGATAATTTACATTCAAGCATCAG GAGAGCTATTAACAtaattgaaaagtattttaaggAGTTGTTAGAGGACCAAGAATTTTTATCAACAACAGAAAGACTAAgcacattcttaaaaataatacccGATGAAACATTAAGGCATCAAATTGAGAAAGTTCTAGATAAAATGCCAACTTCATCATTACAGAGATGGGAATCATTTGttgatatttacaataattattgtaaagag AATGTGACTGCTATAAGAAAAATGAAGCATCTAATAGAAGAAATCATGATTCAGTATTGCTATCCACGTCTCGATATTAATGTCACAAAAGGGTTCAACCACTTGCTTAAGTCACCATTTAGTATACATCCTAAGACTGGAAAGGTATCCATTGTATTCAAGCCAGAGTTTGCAAGAGATATTAAATTAGACGAAGTACCCACAATATACACATTACTTGATGATGCATCGCCAGAGAATGCTCAACATCAGACCAACATGCGGACAGCTGTAAAGAATTTTCAGGAAGTGGTTTTTTCACTGGAGAAGACTGAGGCTTTGCGACGAAAAAAATATGGAG
- the LOC126970492 gene encoding DNA primase small subunit isoform X1 has protein sequence MVGQYDENLLSDMLPIYYAKLFPQNVFCRWLSCGNYPQPLGNRELSFTLSDDVYLRYLSINNQKELQTLFQKKCPYKLDIGAVYNTKPSIGRHDSIILARELVFDIDLTDYDEVRTCCKEAKVCDKCWKFMVIACEIIHTALRDDFGFQNILWVFSGRRGIHCWVSDHEARTLDSPGRSAIADYMCLITGGENQNKKVNLGNDNLHSSIRRAINIIEKYFKELLEDQEFLSTTERLSTFLKIIPDETLRHQIEKVLDKMPTSSLQRWESFVDIYNNYCKENVTAIRKMKHLIEEIMIQYCYPRLDINVTKGFNHLLKSPFSIHPKTGKVSIVFKPEFARDIKLDEVPTIYTLLDDASPENAQHQTNMRTAVKNFQEVVFSLEKTEALRRKKYGGNSMEF, from the exons ATG gtGGGACAGTATGACGAAAATCTTTTATCGGACATGTTACCGATATACTACGCTAAGCTTTTCCCCCAAAACGTGTTCTGCAGGTGGTTGTCGTGTGGGAACTATCCACAACCTCTTGGTAACAGAGAGCTCTCGTTCACTCTATCAGACGATGTCTACTTGCGATATTTGTCGATTAATAATCAAAAGGAACTACAaactttatttcagaaaaaatgTCCGTACAAGTTAGATATAGGAGCTGTTTATAATACAAA ACCTTCAATTGGTCGCCATGATTCAATTATACTTGCAAGGGAACTGGTGTTTGATATAGATCTGACAGACTATGATGAAGTAAGAACATGTTGTAAAGAGGCAAAAGTTTGTGATAAATGTTGGAAGTTTATGGTTATTGCCTGTGAAATAATACACACTGCATTGAGAG ATGACTTTGGTTTTCAAAACATACTATGGGTCTTTTCTGGAAGACGAGGTATTCACTGTTGGGTATCCGATCATGAAGCCAGGACCCTGGACAGCCCTGGAAGATCAGCGATTGCAGATTATATGTGCCTTATAACAGGTGgagaaaatcaaaataaaaaagtaaatctcGGTAATGATAATTTACATTCAAGCATCAG GAGAGCTATTAACAtaattgaaaagtattttaaggAGTTGTTAGAGGACCAAGAATTTTTATCAACAACAGAAAGACTAAgcacattcttaaaaataatacccGATGAAACATTAAGGCATCAAATTGAGAAAGTTCTAGATAAAATGCCAACTTCATCATTACAGAGATGGGAATCATTTGttgatatttacaataattattgtaaagag AATGTGACTGCTATAAGAAAAATGAAGCATCTAATAGAAGAAATCATGATTCAGTATTGCTATCCACGTCTCGATATTAATGTCACAAAAGGGTTCAACCACTTGCTTAAGTCACCATTTAGTATACATCCTAAGACTGGAAAGGTATCCATTGTATTCAAGCCAGAGTTTGCAAGAGATATTAAATTAGACGAAGTACCCACAATATACACATTACTTGATGATGCATCGCCAGAGAATGCTCAACATCAGACCAACATGCGGACAGCTGTAAAGAATTTTCAGGAAGTGGTTTTTTCACTGGAGAAGACTGAGGCTTTGCGACGAAAAAAATATGGAG